TGGCGCTGCTGCTGAAGAAAAGTCTGAGTTTGATGTAGTGCTCGAGGGCTTTGGCGACAACAAGATTGCTGTTATCAAGGTTGTTCGCGAGCTGACCGGCCTAGGCCTGAAGGAAGCCAAGGAACTGGTTGAGGGTGCCCCGAAGGCCATCAAGGAAGGCGTTGCCAAGGAGCAGGCTGACGAGATGAAGGGCAAGCTGGAAGAAGCTGGCGCTGCCGTTACTTTGAAGTAACTAAAGCAGGCAAGTTTTCTGTGTACTTGACGGTACGCAGAAGCATGTTAGCTATAGCTCTAAAGCGAGGTTGGGATGCACCCCAACCTCGCTTTTATTTTGGCCTTAGTGCGTTGCTGAAACAGAGAGGCAAGGGCTTACTACATCGTGTGAGTTTCGTATTGCGGATCGTCATGCCAAAGTACGACTTTACCCGTCGCTCGTGTAGCGGCAAGGTCGATAATGCGCTGGTTTGACGATCCGCGAAACCGTAAGGTAATGTCTTTACGCTCTTGCATAAAGGGTCCATCAACAAGCACGTTAATCAGCGACAACAGTTCATCGGTGTACTGGGTATGACGGGGGCTTGCCGGATCAGTAAGGTCCTCGTAGATATCGCCGGTGTACATCCAGATAGTCTTTTCTGGCACAGCATCACGTACTTGTTTCACAAACGGTAATAATGCTTCTTGATTGGAAGGCTCCATCGGCTCGCCGCCAAGCAGGGTAAGTCCATCAATCCAAGGGTCGTGCAAGCTATCGATAATCTGACGAGCTATCTCGTCAGTAAATGGCTCGCCAAAAGAAAAGCACCAGGTTTGTGTTTGGAAGCAACCTTTGCAATGGTGGGTGCAGCCTGAAACAAATAGGGTAGTGCGCACACCAGTCCCATTAGCGATATCGTTATATTTGATATTTCCGTAATACATAGTTGCCGTTCCGTCGGCTTTATACTTTTGTCTGCTTGAGGAGAAGTTTATATTGAGCATAATGCATCCGCTTTTAAAGCGGATGCATTATGGTGCCGTTATTGGATACTCAACGGGTGTCTATTTGACTGTTTTCCAGCAGTCTATTCTACAGATGCAGGACGCGGTCCTTTATTTCTTGCGTGCGACCTTGGTTCCAGAACTGAGTGCCAATATAACCACAGGTACGACGGGCAACGTTAAGTTTCGTTTGATCACGATTACCGCAATGCGGGCATTCCCAAACCAACTTGCCATCGTCTTCGATGATGGTGATCTCGCCGTCGAAG
This genomic interval from Cryptobacterium curtum DSM 15641 contains the following:
- the nrdG gene encoding anaerobic ribonucleoside-triphosphate reductase activating protein, with amino-acid sequence MYYGNIKYNDIANGTGVRTTLFVSGCTHHCKGCFQTQTWCFSFGEPFTDEIARQIIDSLHDPWIDGLTLLGGEPMEPSNQEALLPFVKQVRDAVPEKTIWMYTGDIYEDLTDPASPRHTQYTDELLSLINVLVDGPFMQERKDITLRFRGSSNQRIIDLAATRATGKVVLWHDDPQYETHTM
- the rplL gene encoding 50S ribosomal protein L7/L12, producing the protein MAVTKEEIIEALKEMSLLEASELVKDIEETFGVSAAAPVAVAAVAGGADAGAAAEEKSEFDVVLEGFGDNKIAVIKVVRELTGLGLKEAKELVEGAPKAIKEGVAKEQADEMKGKLEEAGAAVTLK